A section of the Alkalihalobacillus sp. LMS39 genome encodes:
- a CDS encoding ferritin-like domain-containing protein produces the protein MYSNQPYYVPYNNEFYQSTPDTQLLSDIQKAIHAEYSAISCYEKLANMAPTQEVRDKIFEIQKDEKRHLEEFSRIFLNLTGRHPTYQIVEECPDNYRAGIEFAFKDEQEAVDFYLDIADRSQDNTIKDRFRRAAFDEQNHAVWFLFFFDKTKHSPYQ, from the coding sequence ATGTATTCAAACCAACCATATTATGTTCCATATAATAATGAATTTTATCAGTCAACCCCTGATACTCAACTTTTGAGTGATATCCAAAAAGCAATTCATGCTGAGTACAGTGCTATTTCTTGTTATGAAAAATTAGCCAATATGGCACCAACACAAGAGGTTAGGGACAAAATATTTGAAATACAAAAAGATGAAAAAAGACACCTTGAAGAATTTAGTAGGATTTTTTTGAATTTAACCGGAAGGCATCCAACTTATCAGATCGTTGAGGAATGTCCAGACAATTATCGAGCAGGCATTGAATTTGCTTTTAAAGATGAACAAGAGGCTGTTGATTTTTATTTAGATATTGCAGATAGGTCGCAAGATAATACCATCAAAGATAGATTTCGACGTGCAGCATTCGATGAACAAAATCATGCTGTTTGGTTCTTGTTTTTTTTTGATAAAACCAAACACTCCCCATATCAATAG
- the vanG gene encoding D-alanine--D-serine ligase VanG has translation MEKIIVAVIFGGCSNEYEVSLQSAHSVISHMDKEKYDIILIGITKEGSWYRYDGSLEKIEQDTWWKDVSNCIPVAFSPNRYSRKIVQYQLGEIIETTIDIVFPVLHGKNGEDGTLQGYVELAGIPFVGCDTFSSALCMDKDRAHKLVAHEGIRTPRSIVFSNNDTEEHIFALCSQLEPPLFVKPVKSGSSIGITLVKEKEELIKAITDAFCHDDRVIIEEFIEGFEVGCAILGHDDLTVGEVDEIELANGFFDFNEKYSLANSRIHMPARVDANIAKKIKETAIQIYRTLGCSGLARVDLFITKNQDIVFNEVNTFPGFTDHSRYPAMMKGIGLTFPTIIDKLIQLGLER, from the coding sequence ATGGAAAAAATAATTGTAGCTGTGATCTTTGGTGGTTGTTCAAATGAATACGAAGTATCTCTTCAATCCGCTCATTCAGTTATCTCTCATATGGACAAGGAAAAATATGACATAATCTTGATCGGCATCACTAAAGAAGGTAGCTGGTATCGATATGATGGTAGTTTGGAAAAAATCGAACAGGACACTTGGTGGAAAGATGTTTCAAACTGTATACCTGTTGCCTTCTCCCCGAATCGTTATAGTCGTAAAATAGTGCAATATCAGCTGGGTGAAATTATAGAAACGACAATTGATATTGTCTTCCCTGTTTTGCACGGTAAAAACGGGGAGGATGGCACACTTCAAGGGTATGTTGAACTGGCAGGAATTCCTTTTGTTGGCTGCGACACCTTTTCTTCTGCTTTATGCATGGATAAAGATAGAGCGCATAAATTAGTAGCGCATGAAGGTATTCGTACACCTCGGTCAATTGTTTTTTCAAATAATGATACTGAGGAGCATATCTTTGCATTATGCAGTCAGCTTGAGCCGCCACTATTTGTTAAGCCTGTAAAATCTGGCTCCTCGATTGGTATTACACTTGTAAAAGAAAAAGAAGAGTTGATTAAGGCAATAACAGATGCATTTTGTCATGATGATCGAGTCATCATAGAAGAATTTATCGAAGGATTTGAGGTAGGATGTGCCATTCTCGGTCATGATGACCTTACCGTTGGGGAAGTTGATGAAATCGAATTAGCGAATGGATTTTTTGATTTTAATGAAAAATATTCACTTGCAAACTCGCGAATTCATATGCCAGCTCGGGTTGACGCTAATATAGCAAAAAAAATAAAGGAAACGGCTATACAGATTTATCGGACACTTGGTTGTTCTGGATTGGCGAGAGTCGATTTGTTTATTACAAAGAATCAAGATATTGTTTTTAACGAAGTGAATACCTTTCCTGGTTTTACAGACCATAGTCGTTATCCGGCAATGATGAAAGGAATTGGACTTACGTTTCCGACTATTATTGATAAGTTGATCCAATTAGGGTTAGAGCGATGA
- the nikA gene encoding nickel ABC transporter substrate-binding protein has product MPNSKQYIQFLMMALILLFALVGCSNETVETDNSPSTQVSDNKITFAWPRDIGEMNPHIYNPSQLFAQSMVYEPLVSYHDGGELKPHLAESWDISEDGKEYIFTLRKDVKFSDGTDFNAEVVKKNFDAILANKDTHSWLGVISKIDKIEIIDEYNFKLALTEAYYPTIQELAVVRPVRFLGEAGFPEDGDTSKGVVHPVGTGPWILEDYKVDEYATFIRNDNYWGELPSVEEITVKVIPDAETRVLSFEKGDLDLIYGEGVINIDSFNQLESTGNYETSVSEPVATRQLVMNTNTEQLSDERVRQALHFGFNKQAMVEGVTSGLEEKADYLLPTNYPYTSKVNVTAVDYNVEKAKELLDEAGWKLPEGKNIREKDGKPLEIELMYNSAESIQKTMAETLQSEWAGLGVSLNIVGVELTTQVERFKANDFHMNFFSNYGSPYDPHTFVNIISTEGFGFSEAISAYPNKEDLLNDITKVKQTTDEAERQELYTTILSSLQEQGAIVPISYIKQIAIYQSDISNFTFPANRDEHPFTGISVNE; this is encoded by the coding sequence ATGCCAAACTCAAAACAGTATATACAATTTTTAATGATGGCACTTATTCTATTATTCGCTTTAGTTGGTTGTTCAAATGAAACTGTAGAAACTGATAATTCACCTTCTACACAGGTAAGTGATAACAAGATTACATTTGCTTGGCCAAGAGACATTGGTGAAATGAATCCACATATTTATAATCCATCACAATTATTTGCACAATCTATGGTGTATGAACCTTTAGTTAGCTATCATGACGGAGGAGAATTAAAGCCACATTTAGCAGAGTCATGGGATATTTCTGAAGATGGGAAAGAGTACATCTTTACTTTGCGTAAAGATGTTAAATTTTCTGATGGCACAGATTTCAATGCAGAGGTTGTTAAGAAGAACTTTGATGCCATATTAGCAAATAAAGATACTCATAGTTGGTTAGGAGTAATTTCTAAGATTGATAAAATAGAAATCATTGATGAGTATAATTTTAAATTAGCATTAACTGAAGCCTATTACCCTACTATCCAGGAGTTAGCAGTCGTCCGTCCAGTTCGATTCCTTGGTGAAGCGGGCTTTCCAGAAGATGGTGATACTTCAAAAGGTGTAGTTCATCCAGTTGGAACAGGACCGTGGATTTTGGAAGATTATAAAGTAGATGAATATGCTACTTTTATACGTAATGATAATTATTGGGGTGAACTACCTTCTGTGGAGGAAATTACTGTTAAAGTCATTCCGGATGCTGAAACACGAGTACTTTCTTTTGAAAAAGGAGATTTAGATCTCATTTATGGTGAAGGCGTTATTAATATTGATTCTTTTAACCAATTAGAATCAACAGGAAACTATGAGACTAGCGTTTCTGAGCCTGTTGCTACTAGGCAGTTAGTTATGAATACAAATACTGAACAGCTTTCAGATGAGCGTGTTCGTCAAGCATTACATTTTGGATTTAATAAACAAGCTATGGTCGAAGGCGTTACATCTGGGTTGGAAGAAAAGGCTGACTATCTCTTACCAACAAATTATCCTTACACTTCAAAAGTGAATGTAACTGCGGTTGATTATAATGTTGAAAAAGCTAAAGAATTATTAGATGAAGCAGGATGGAAGTTGCCAGAAGGAAAAAACATTCGAGAAAAAGATGGGAAACCATTAGAAATTGAATTAATGTATAATTCTGCTGAATCCATTCAAAAAACAATGGCTGAAACATTACAATCTGAGTGGGCAGGACTAGGGGTTAGTTTAAATATTGTTGGAGTGGAACTTACAACACAAGTAGAAAGATTCAAAGCAAATGATTTCCATATGAACTTCTTTAGCAACTACGGGTCTCCCTATGATCCACATACCTTCGTAAATATCATTTCTACAGAAGGTTTTGGATTTAGTGAAGCTATTTCAGCTTACCCTAATAAAGAGGATCTATTAAATGACATTACTAAAGTAAAACAAACAACGGATGAAGCTGAACGCCAAGAATTATATACGACAATATTAAGCTCATTACAAGAACAAGGTGCGATTGTACCTATTTCGTATATTAAACAAATAGCTATTTATCAAAGTGATATTTCTAATTTTACATTTCCTGCTAACCGGGATGAACATCCGTTTACAGGAATTAGCGTAAACGAGTAA
- a CDS encoding DUF4177 domain-containing protein codes for MYKYKFIKVKLDSNWKGIKPEQDYREIIEEQASNGWRFIQIFSPATQVLGEANYYELIFEKKSS; via the coding sequence ATGTACAAATACAAATTTATAAAAGTCAAGTTAGATTCAAATTGGAAAGGAATTAAACCAGAACAGGATTATCGAGAAATTATAGAGGAACAGGCATCAAATGGATGGAGGTTTATACAAATATTTTCACCGGCTACTCAAGTACTCGGTGAGGCAAATTATTATGAGTTGATTTTCGAAAAGAAATCATCTTAA
- a CDS encoding M15 family metallopeptidase: MRTITLHKDDVFNGYLVLVNRTNPIKGPLFKNISTLVPFSIVDEKILLEKRASAFLIHLIEKINSKEKIVPVSGYRSKEEQETIFEESLLENGRDFTERYVAFPNCSEHQTGLAIDLAENQPVIDFIRPSFPYSGIFAEFRELAADYGFIERYEKNKEELTGISHEPWHFRYVGFPHANRIQKLGFCLEEYIQFLRDFPIGGTPYTFIEKELEFNVFHVRANEEWTTIEIPEDCLYQISGNNVDGFIVTIWSRPL; encoded by the coding sequence ATGAGAACAATAACTCTACATAAGGACGATGTTTTCAATGGCTATTTAGTCTTAGTTAACCGCACCAACCCAATAAAAGGACCATTGTTTAAAAACATAAGCACACTCGTACCTTTTTCAATAGTTGATGAAAAGATTCTGCTCGAAAAAAGGGCAAGTGCCTTTCTCATACATTTAATCGAAAAAATAAATAGTAAGGAGAAGATTGTTCCCGTTAGTGGGTATCGAAGTAAGGAAGAGCAAGAAACGATATTTGAAGAATCATTACTAGAAAACGGTAGGGATTTTACTGAACGATATGTAGCGTTTCCCAATTGTAGTGAACATCAGACGGGACTTGCCATCGATTTAGCTGAAAATCAACCTGTCATTGATTTTATACGCCCTTCTTTTCCTTATAGTGGAATCTTTGCCGAGTTCCGAGAGCTTGCTGCTGATTATGGGTTTATTGAACGATATGAGAAAAACAAAGAGGAGCTAACAGGAATCTCACACGAACCATGGCATTTCCGATATGTAGGATTTCCCCATGCTAATAGGATTCAAAAGCTTGGTTTCTGCCTTGAGGAATACATTCAATTTCTTAGAGATTTTCCAATAGGTGGGACTCCTTATACATTCATAGAAAAAGAATTGGAATTTAATGTTTTTCATGTGCGAGCTAATGAAGAATGGACGACGATTGAAATACCTGAAGACTGCTTATATCAGATATCTGGAAATAATGTTGATGGATTTATCGTAACGATTTGGAGCAGACCTCTATGA
- the vanT gene encoding serine racemase VanT catalytic subunit, translated as MSLNHKSGAIDQFRLIAAFLVVANHTSPLLTFGEDADFILTRIIARIAVPFFLMVSGYFLYKQIERGNRPYIWSFCKKLVLLYIGSIVLFLPLNLYAGHYKSEGWGFSLLKDLLINGTFYHLWYFPGLILGVLIVVFCMRKIGLRLTFFLSLFLYVIGLFGDSYYGVIKQIPYLESFYNTIFSISDYTRNGLFMVPLFLMMGMLIYQITKRGSFTKNISLLFLSLVFLIVEGLLLYHHSLQRHDSMYIMLLPTMYYLFLCLLQIKGTSSRNIRTLSVIIYIIHPWMIVIVRFTSDFLNWKHLFVENSLLHFCMVSFLSFAVALMMVYWRKETASSTSRAWVEIDLQALRENIRALKELIPSDAKLMAVVKANAYGHGAVKIASELNKQGIKSFAVATLAEGIELRKHRIKGEVLILGYTNPEEIHRIKRYRLTQSVVDLSHAKELNKHGVKIPIQIKLDTGMHRLGFNPANSKDLKALYNCHNLRVTGIFSHLSVSDSLTSEDIHFTNKQVETFNQTIKWLESQLLPTGKQHIQASYGILNYPTLQYDYVRAGIALYGVLSKNDKVSSNVKLQPVLALKARIAVVQRINPGEFISYGRAYQAKQKMKIAIVTIGYADGLPRNINKGYVLIQSQKAPIISRICMDQLIVDISHLEHVQISDEVTLIGKDGKEQIASEDVAEKSGTITNELLSRLGSRLEYVYKGGAQTVTDRWRKLFD; from the coding sequence ATGAGCTTGAATCATAAATCAGGAGCGATTGATCAGTTCCGATTAATCGCCGCGTTTCTTGTGGTAGCGAACCATACTTCTCCGCTCCTCACTTTTGGTGAGGATGCTGATTTTATTTTAACGCGTATCATTGCTAGAATAGCGGTTCCGTTTTTCCTTATGGTCAGTGGATATTTCTTATATAAACAAATAGAAAGAGGAAATAGGCCCTACATTTGGTCTTTCTGTAAGAAACTTGTTCTTTTGTATATTGGCTCAATCGTCCTGTTTTTACCACTTAATCTTTACGCTGGACATTATAAGAGTGAAGGTTGGGGATTTTCGTTATTGAAAGATTTGTTAATCAACGGTACTTTTTATCATTTATGGTATTTTCCAGGGTTGATTCTAGGCGTTCTGATTGTTGTCTTTTGTATGCGGAAAATTGGTTTGCGCTTAACGTTTTTTTTATCCCTTTTTCTTTATGTGATTGGATTATTTGGAGATAGCTACTATGGTGTTATTAAACAAATACCTTATTTAGAGTCTTTCTATAATACTATTTTTTCTATTTCAGATTATACGAGAAATGGTTTGTTTATGGTCCCGCTCTTTCTTATGATGGGGATGCTTATCTATCAAATTACTAAACGAGGTTCATTTACAAAGAACATCTCATTGCTCTTTCTTTCCCTTGTATTCTTAATTGTTGAGGGACTTTTGCTTTATCATCATTCCCTACAACGTCATGACAGTATGTATATCATGCTTCTTCCAACAATGTATTACTTGTTCCTCTGTTTATTGCAAATAAAGGGAACAAGCAGTAGAAATATACGAACTTTATCGGTCATCATTTATATCATTCACCCTTGGATGATTGTTATCGTTCGCTTTACATCTGATTTCTTAAATTGGAAACACTTGTTTGTTGAAAATAGTCTCCTTCACTTTTGTATGGTAAGTTTTCTTTCATTCGCTGTAGCATTGATGATGGTGTATTGGAGAAAAGAGACAGCTTCTTCTACTAGTAGAGCTTGGGTTGAAATTGATTTACAGGCATTAAGAGAAAATATAAGGGCATTAAAAGAACTGATACCATCCGATGCGAAGTTAATGGCAGTTGTAAAAGCGAATGCATATGGCCATGGCGCTGTTAAAATAGCGAGTGAATTAAATAAGCAAGGAATTAAATCGTTTGCAGTAGCTACGTTAGCAGAAGGAATCGAGCTACGCAAGCATAGAATCAAAGGTGAGGTCCTTATATTAGGTTACACCAATCCAGAAGAAATTCATCGAATTAAGCGATACCGTTTGACTCAATCTGTCGTCGATCTGTCTCACGCAAAGGAATTAAACAAGCATGGGGTAAAAATACCGATTCAGATTAAGTTAGACACAGGTATGCATCGATTAGGCTTTAATCCAGCCAATAGTAAAGATTTAAAAGCGCTGTATAATTGCCACAATTTAAGAGTTACAGGGATTTTCTCACATTTATCCGTATCCGATAGTTTGACAAGTGAAGATATTCACTTCACGAACAAGCAAGTCGAAACATTTAATCAAACAATAAAGTGGTTAGAATCACAGCTACTTCCGACTGGAAAACAACATATCCAAGCAAGTTATGGAATTTTAAATTATCCTACATTACAATACGATTATGTTCGAGCTGGTATCGCACTTTATGGAGTCTTAAGTAAAAACGATAAAGTTTCTAGCAACGTTAAGTTACAACCAGTTTTAGCCCTCAAAGCTAGAATTGCAGTAGTGCAACGAATAAATCCCGGAGAATTTATTAGTTATGGCAGAGCCTATCAAGCAAAACAAAAAATGAAAATTGCGATCGTTACGATTGGCTATGCAGATGGACTTCCAAGAAACATAAATAAAGGTTACGTTCTTATTCAATCACAAAAAGCTCCCATTATCAGTCGAATTTGTATGGATCAACTTATCGTCGATATCTCCCATTTAGAACATGTCCAAATCAGTGACGAAGTAACTCTAATCGGAAAAGATGGGAAAGAACAAATAGCTTCCGAAGATGTTGCAGAAAAGAGTGGGACGATTACGAATGAATTACTAAGTAGACTTGGTTCACGCCTGGAATATGTTTATAAGGGTGGCGCTCAAACGGTTACTGACCGCTGGAGGAAGCTTTTCGATTAG
- the vanR gene encoding VanR-ABDEGLN family response regulator transcription factor — translation MNPILVVDDEKEIADLVKYYLTNEGYDVRVFYEGNSALKFIQSNQIELAILDVMLPGVDGFSICQKIRETYHYPVIMLTAKVEDIDKITGLTLGADDYITKPFNPLEMVARVKAQLRRYKRYNLSSGTTIQPIQQAKEFDFAGLIINIDTRKCTLYGNPLSLTPIEFSILWYLCENRGKVVSSEELFEAVWGEKYIDNNNTVMAHIARLREKMKEPSRKPKFVKTVWGVGYTIE, via the coding sequence ATGAACCCTATTCTAGTGGTGGATGATGAAAAAGAGATTGCGGATTTAGTGAAGTATTATTTAACAAATGAAGGCTACGATGTACGCGTATTTTATGAAGGAAACTCTGCTTTAAAGTTTATCCAATCCAATCAGATTGAGCTTGCCATATTAGATGTGATGTTACCGGGGGTAGACGGTTTTTCCATTTGCCAGAAAATCCGTGAAACCTATCATTATCCGGTCATTATGCTGACAGCAAAAGTAGAAGATATCGATAAAATTACCGGGCTAACGCTTGGAGCGGATGATTATATTACAAAACCGTTTAATCCATTAGAAATGGTAGCAAGAGTGAAGGCACAACTTCGGCGCTATAAGCGATATAATCTGAGCAGTGGCACAACGATTCAGCCGATTCAACAGGCAAAGGAATTTGATTTTGCGGGTTTAATCATTAATATCGACACCCGTAAATGCACACTTTATGGAAACCCACTATCATTAACGCCGATTGAATTTTCTATCCTCTGGTATTTATGTGAAAACAGAGGGAAGGTTGTGTCTTCAGAAGAGTTATTTGAAGCGGTATGGGGTGAAAAATATATAGATAATAATAATACGGTAATGGCTCATATTGCACGACTTAGAGAAAAAATGAAAGAACCTTCAAGAAAGCCAAAGTTTGTTAAAACAGTATGGGGGGTGGGCTACACCATTGAATAA
- the vanS gene encoding vancomycin resistance histidine kinase VanS has translation MRVGLFRRILGRFFITISIFSIGLITFYIAFRYIINQFIWYPTDFVYVLLRPIGQNPLLFIALIWIGGVFLIFLYYWWKTLSYVDNIVEASKKLASDNNESIHLPLELKQVEDRMNSMKEESIRNARLAKEAEQRKNDLLVYLAHDLKTPLTSVIGYITLLRDEQQISQELREKYLSITLDKAERLEDLINEFFEITRFNLTELSPEKSSIHLTRMLEQITFEFHPLFVEKNVTCQLDIEPNLEISCDVNKMQRVFDNLIRNAVNYSYENGTIFIRSKREKDFLHLHFINSGRTIPKDKLERIFEQFYRLDTSRATHTGGAGLGLAIAKEIVELHGGTITAYSEDETVEFIVALPFTS, from the coding sequence GTGAGGGTAGGATTATTTAGAAGAATTTTAGGGAGATTTTTCATTACGATTTCTATTTTTTCAATTGGATTAATTACTTTCTATATAGCGTTTAGATACATAATAAATCAATTCATTTGGTATCCTACAGACTTCGTATACGTACTATTAAGACCAATTGGACAAAACCCTTTACTGTTTATCGCGCTTATATGGATAGGTGGAGTTTTTCTCATCTTCCTCTATTACTGGTGGAAGACGCTTAGTTATGTTGATAATATTGTTGAAGCAAGTAAAAAGCTTGCTTCCGATAATAATGAAAGTATCCATCTTCCTCTTGAACTTAAACAAGTGGAAGATCGGATGAATTCAATGAAAGAAGAATCAATTCGAAACGCAAGATTAGCAAAAGAAGCAGAACAAAGAAAAAATGATTTACTCGTTTATTTGGCTCATGATTTAAAAACACCATTAACTTCTGTTATTGGTTATATCACATTGTTGCGAGATGAGCAGCAGATTTCTCAAGAGCTTCGTGAAAAGTATTTATCTATTACGTTGGATAAAGCGGAACGGTTGGAAGATTTAATAAATGAATTTTTTGAGATCACTCGATTTAATTTAACCGAGCTAAGTCCTGAAAAGAGTTCCATTCATTTAACAAGAATGCTAGAGCAGATAACGTTTGAGTTTCATCCACTTTTTGTGGAGAAGAATGTAACGTGTCAATTAGACATTGAACCGAATCTTGAAATTTCATGTGATGTAAACAAGATGCAGCGTGTTTTCGATAATTTAATCCGTAATGCCGTTAATTACAGTTATGAGAATGGCACGATTTTCATCCGCTCAAAAAGAGAAAAGGACTTTCTTCATCTTCATTTTATTAACAGTGGTCGTACTATTCCAAAAGATAAGCTAGAGCGGATCTTTGAACAGTTTTATCGGTTGGATACTTCTCGCGCCACACATACAGGTGGTGCTGGTCTAGGTCTAGCTATTGCCAAAGAAATCGTTGAATTACACGGGGGAACCATTACGGCCTATAGCGAAGATGAAACAGTTGAATTTATTGTCGCACTACCATTCACCTCGTAA
- a CDS encoding DUF5050 domain-containing protein, which translates to MSILGYEIKKMFLYQKGLLWISLYFVVSLACLVLFNTPENPEMEINASSYEHYLDVVRGPQTKEAEQLFVKEAANISKAKVELTKLYDSYYDGEISEEELQEGTNSLEKIVENERGFQLVFDQYMYVRENPENRYYLSTNGWDGLLSTEQLDLALLLLLLVLITPVFCMEFSSEMNSLHLTLRNGTRVHAVFKMLLVFLTVIVISVLSAMLQYGFFGVKYGLENGNYPLQSISYFGTSSKTLSLFSTFLLMTGIKIFGNLIFAMLIMFFSVWTKKYALTLFSSTVFILLPYYMFTLESSKYYLPGPLGFMISTGFFRGNEYERNPITDQMDLIFREVPMATFLFLLVITFCAGVVAWVVILNCHTNAWQIRKRRYRFESYYSLVFLCILVASLVGCNSNNEEAKKHDVFNSLSRQIFENETYFFYIDETDLEDIRPVFKNKETGEIRNLMLSPLSSLTSVESYIYGNGFFVYYMKMDYDKSGFYKETNRLSIIEVDTRTFEEKVIYEENANMMRDSFLGLHTTDNIDFLGITSFFVDKTYIYLVIDDNQIRQINRLTGRANEIIQSSSIFSNVAYDGKFIYYSNETYQIVKYDIETGIEVVIPDLITTHFIITDTEILYVNRQDNHRLYAMDLNNSTVQKLTDKPVWSFTYDNQFIYYTSKLNNERYRIDRNGQNETLLNEGSE; encoded by the coding sequence GTTATGGATTAGTTTATATTTTGTGGTTAGCTTAGCTTGTCTCGTTTTGTTTAACACACCAGAAAATCCAGAAATGGAAATTAACGCTTCATCTTACGAGCATTACTTAGATGTAGTCCGTGGTCCTCAAACAAAAGAAGCAGAGCAACTTTTCGTAAAAGAAGCAGCCAATATTTCAAAAGCCAAGGTAGAGTTGACAAAACTATATGACAGTTATTATGATGGGGAAATTTCAGAAGAAGAGTTGCAGGAAGGGACTAATTCATTAGAAAAGATTGTGGAGAATGAGCGAGGATTTCAGCTTGTTTTTGACCAATATATGTATGTGCGTGAAAATCCTGAAAATCGATATTATTTATCTACAAATGGCTGGGATGGTCTATTGTCTACTGAGCAACTTGATTTAGCTTTATTACTGTTGCTACTCGTATTGATAACACCTGTTTTTTGTATGGAATTTTCAAGTGAAATGAATTCTCTACATTTAACATTAAGAAATGGAACAAGGGTTCATGCTGTTTTTAAAATGTTATTGGTATTCCTCACTGTTATTGTGATTTCTGTCTTATCGGCAATGCTACAATATGGATTCTTTGGTGTCAAATACGGATTAGAGAATGGAAATTATCCTCTTCAAAGCATATCTTACTTTGGCACATCTTCAAAAACTCTATCATTATTTTCAACCTTTCTTTTGATGACTGGTATAAAGATATTCGGTAATCTGATTTTTGCGATGCTGATTATGTTTTTTTCTGTGTGGACAAAGAAATATGCTTTAACCTTATTTTCGTCAACTGTTTTCATTTTGCTTCCATATTATATGTTTACACTGGAATCTTCAAAATATTACTTGCCGGGTCCACTAGGGTTTATGATTTCGACGGGTTTTTTCAGAGGAAATGAATATGAGCGTAACCCAATCACCGATCAGATGGATTTAATTTTTAGAGAGGTTCCGATGGCTACTTTCCTTTTCTTACTAGTGATTACGTTTTGTGCAGGTGTTGTCGCATGGGTTGTCATTCTCAACTGTCATACGAATGCTTGGCAAATAAGGAAACGCCGTTATAGGTTCGAATCGTATTATAGTCTCGTTTTCCTTTGTATACTTGTTGCTAGTCTTGTAGGTTGTAATTCAAATAATGAAGAAGCCAAAAAACATGATGTTTTTAACTCTCTTTCTAGGCAAATCTTTGAAAATGAAACGTATTTTTTTTATATAGATGAAACAGATTTGGAGGACATTCGCCCTGTTTTTAAAAATAAAGAAACAGGAGAAATAAGAAATCTGATGTTAAGTCCTTTATCATCCTTGACTAGTGTGGAAAGCTACATATATGGAAATGGGTTCTTTGTCTATTATATGAAAATGGATTATGATAAGTCAGGTTTTTATAAGGAAACGAATCGGCTTTCCATTATTGAAGTAGATACAAGAACTTTTGAGGAAAAGGTTATTTATGAGGAAAACGCTAATATGATGAGAGATAGTTTTTTAGGATTGCATACGACAGATAATATTGACTTTTTAGGTATCACATCCTTTTTTGTTGATAAAACATATATTTATCTAGTCATAGATGATAATCAAATAAGGCAAATAAATCGTTTAACAGGAAGAGCAAATGAAATTATACAATCTTCTTCTATATTCAGTAATGTTGCTTATGATGGCAAGTTTATTTATTATTCGAATGAAACGTATCAAATTGTAAAATACGATATAGAAACGGGGATAGAAGTGGTTATTCCTGATTTGATTACAACACATTTTATAATAACAGATACTGAAATTCTTTATGTGAATCGTCAAGACAACCATCGTTTGTATGCCATGGATTTAAACAACTCTACAGTTCAAAAATTAACAGATAAACCTGTGTGGAGTTTTACTTATGACAATCAATTCATCTACTATACAAGCAAATTAAATAATGAACGGTATCGAATAGATAGAAATGGACAAAATGAAACACTTTTAAATGAGGGTAGTGAGTAA